A region from the Mucilaginibacter sp. CSA2-8R genome encodes:
- a CDS encoding lysozyme inhibitor LprI family protein: MNQQAGLQYQKADKELNSVYQKILKEYSKQPTFVVKLKTAQRLWVQLRNAELEARFPEPAQYGSALPACRAIYLADLTRQRIQFLKTWLTGIPEGDVCNGSVKIKR; the protein is encoded by the coding sequence ATGAACCAGCAAGCAGGATTGCAGTACCAAAAGGCAGATAAAGAGTTGAATAGCGTTTACCAAAAAATATTGAAAGAATATAGTAAACAGCCCACGTTTGTTGTAAAACTTAAAACCGCACAACGCCTTTGGGTGCAACTGCGAAACGCCGAATTGGAAGCACGCTTTCCGGAACCTGCCCAATATGGTAGTGCCCTTCCCGCTTGTCGGGCTATTTATTTAGCAGATTTAACTCGCCAACGTATTCAGTTTTTAAAAACATGGTTAACCGGCATACCCGAGGGCGACGTATGCAACGGTTCAGTAAAAATTAAACGTTAA
- a CDS encoding helix-turn-helix transcriptional regulator yields MKRFKTISEFLQFRQMPGPDHPLLHVFKLEDVSSPVLLELDAWVYDFYCIGLKRVVNDREIKLKYGQQTYDYNNGILSFVAPNQVMRLTIDQKAAKLIQSGWMLMVHPDFLHHTLLAQAIREYDFWDYTVHEALFLSDREEATLVGILQNIQQECRGNIDQFSKSITISHLETLLNYADRFYHRQFLTRDKTSHEVLGRLEQWLNQYFSQEDLINKGLPGVNDVASALNLSPKYLSSLLKVLTGQNTQQHIHQKLIEKAKEQLSVTNLTVSEIAYNLGFEHLQSFSKLFKAKTNLSPLEFKASFN; encoded by the coding sequence ATGAAGCGCTTCAAAACCATCAGCGAGTTTTTACAGTTCAGGCAAATGCCCGGGCCAGATCATCCGCTGCTCCATGTGTTCAAATTGGAGGACGTATCGAGCCCGGTGTTGTTAGAATTGGATGCCTGGGTTTACGATTTTTACTGTATTGGACTTAAGCGGGTAGTAAATGACCGTGAAATTAAGCTTAAATATGGGCAGCAAACTTATGATTATAATAACGGCATCCTGTCATTTGTAGCGCCCAACCAGGTTATGAGGCTCACGATCGACCAAAAGGCTGCCAAGCTGATACAATCGGGGTGGATGTTGATGGTACACCCCGATTTTTTGCACCATACCTTGCTGGCTCAAGCCATTCGGGAGTACGATTTTTGGGATTATACCGTGCACGAAGCCCTGTTTTTATCCGACCGGGAAGAGGCCACGCTGGTTGGTATTTTGCAAAATATTCAGCAAGAATGCCGGGGCAATATCGATCAGTTCAGCAAAAGCATTACCATATCGCATTTGGAAACGTTGCTCAATTATGCAGACCGTTTTTATCACCGTCAATTTCTTACCCGCGATAAAACAAGTCATGAAGTTTTAGGGCGTTTGGAGCAGTGGCTTAATCAATATTTTTCGCAAGAAGATCTTATTAACAAAGGGCTACCCGGCGTAAACGATGTAGCATCTGCACTTAATTTATCGCCCAAATATTTAAGTAGCTTACTCAAGGTGCTCACCGGACAAAATACGCAGCAACATATCCATCAAAAACTTATCGAAAAAGCCAAAGAGCAGCTTTCGGTTACAAATCTTACTGTAAGCGAGATCGCCTACAATCTTGGTTTTGAGCATTTACAATCATTCAGTAAATTATTTAAGGCAAAAACAAACCTGTCACCGCTCGAATTCAAAGCGTCGTTTAATTGA
- a CDS encoding NADP-dependent oxidoreductase, translating to MKAIRVYEFGGPEVLQMAEVERPTPAADEISIKMYATSVNPADYIFRQGGNNVIRAYLKLPLGLGLDAAGVVEETGSEVTQFKAGDRVYGVPNFPGDGSYAEYIAAKANQFSLMPDHISFNEAGALPSCALIAWNGIVDLGHIQRGQRVLIHAAAGGVGNLAVQFAHAMGAYVIGTASAYNFNFLKNLGADEVIDYNSQHFEDVLQNVDLVFNASPVRDKSLRLKSVKVMREGSIFVCTHLDQPLEQDFLDALAKIGATATLVGGGSVTTYTSSLQGTTQMINEGKVKAVISKIYPLVEVAEAHRQSETKHVSGKIVLEIRKEE from the coding sequence ATGAAAGCAATAAGAGTATATGAGTTTGGCGGCCCGGAAGTGCTGCAGATGGCCGAAGTTGAACGCCCGACTCCGGCAGCAGATGAGATTTCAATAAAAATGTATGCCACCAGTGTTAATCCTGCCGATTATATTTTTAGGCAGGGCGGCAACAATGTAATACGAGCTTACTTGAAATTACCTTTAGGCCTCGGCCTGGATGCAGCCGGCGTGGTTGAAGAAACGGGCAGCGAGGTTACACAATTCAAAGCCGGCGACAGAGTTTACGGTGTTCCTAACTTTCCGGGTGATGGCAGTTACGCAGAATATATAGCGGCTAAAGCCAACCAGTTTTCGTTAATGCCAGATCATATATCGTTTAATGAAGCTGGTGCGCTGCCATCATGTGCTTTAATAGCCTGGAACGGCATTGTTGATTTGGGCCACATTCAGCGCGGTCAGCGTGTCCTCATTCATGCGGCAGCGGGTGGCGTTGGTAATTTAGCCGTGCAATTTGCTCATGCCATGGGTGCTTATGTTATTGGTACAGCATCGGCCTATAATTTTAATTTTTTGAAGAATTTAGGAGCCGATGAGGTGATTGACTACAACAGTCAGCATTTTGAAGACGTTTTGCAAAACGTTGACCTGGTGTTTAATGCCTCGCCTGTACGCGACAAAAGTTTGCGGCTTAAATCTGTAAAAGTAATGCGCGAGGGCAGTATTTTTGTGTGTACCCATCTGGATCAACCTTTGGAGCAGGACTTTTTAGATGCTCTTGCAAAAATAGGTGCTACTGCAACGCTGGTAGGCGGCGGCAGCGTAACTACGTATACATCATCGCTTCAGGGTACTACTCAAATGATTAATGAGGGTAAGGTGAAAGCAGTTATTAGCAAAATATACCCGTTGGTAGAGGTAGCGGAGGCACACCGCCAGAGCGAAACTAAACACGTAAGCGGTAAAATTGTATTAGAAATACGCAAAGAAGAATAA
- a CDS encoding DUF2185 domain-containing protein, with protein sequence MPTWTLDNAVLLQQEFPYTFYRPSDEIIGRLEPGKATVKLIFRFDNNKPEEPAAERMWVMLDAVNEDGSYIGILDNDPFYIKDLVAGDRIIFRKENIIQYDTLDDLNVTDVNGENIEKFRAKSLVSNHILKDGYRVGRLYREEPSDEEDTGWTLMSDHETEEYVDDHHNLQYVAIGKILNTDDSFLHLLDAPVDSEFIRDEITGQFFAVEDE encoded by the coding sequence ATGCCAACCTGGACCTTAGATAACGCCGTTTTGCTGCAACAAGAATTTCCTTATACATTTTACAGACCGTCGGACGAAATTATCGGCAGGCTTGAACCAGGTAAAGCCACAGTGAAGTTGATTTTCCGCTTTGACAATAACAAACCGGAGGAACCGGCTGCCGAACGTATGTGGGTTATGTTGGATGCTGTAAATGAAGACGGCTCTTACATCGGCATTTTAGACAATGATCCGTTTTATATTAAAGACCTCGTTGCAGGCGACCGGATTATATTTCGAAAAGAAAATATCATCCAATACGATACGCTTGATGATTTAAATGTCACTGATGTAAACGGTGAAAACATAGAAAAATTCCGGGCAAAATCTTTAGTTTCTAATCATATTCTTAAAGATGGCTATCGGGTAGGAAGGCTGTATCGTGAAGAACCCTCTGACGAAGAAGATACCGGCTGGACGCTAATGAGTGATCATGAAACTGAAGAATACGTGGATGATCACCATAATTTACAATACGTAGCTATTGGCAAAATATTAAACACAGACGACAGCTTCCTGCATTTGCTGGATGCCCCGGTTGATTCAGAATTTATCAGGGACGAAATAACCGGGCAATTTTTTGCTGTTGAGGATGAGTAG